TCTCTCGCACTGGTTCGCAAGCGGGCATCTTGACCGATCCTTCGCATACCCGCGCGCGGATCACCAGTATTTCGGGGGGCGATATTAAGGAGCAGTTGGCTGCTGGCCGAGTTGTCATCCTGGCCGGATTTCAAGGGCAGACTGCAGACGGTCAGATCACCACACTCGGTCGTGGCGGCTCTGATTTGAGCGCGATCGCCATCGCGGCAGCCTTACAGGCTGATCTATGTCAAATTTGCACCGATGTGGATGGCGTATACACGGCTGACCCACGCCTGGTGCCTGATGCGAAGAAGCTGGACGAAATTTCTTACGAGGAAATGCTCGAACTCGCCAGCTCAGGCTCGAAAGTTATGCAAAATCGCGCGGTCGAGTTCGCGCAAAAATTCAATGTCGTTTTTGAAGTTCGTTCCAGTTTTAATAACAACCCCGGTACTATTGTGAAAGAAGAAGTCGCCTCTATGGAAGATGTCGTTGTGAGCGGCGTCGCTCTCGATAAAAACCAAGCCAAGATCGTAGTCAGCGATTTGCCCGACCGTCCCGGCACTGCCGCCAAGCTTTTTCAAGTGCTGGGCTCCGCAGGCATCAGCGTCGATATGATCGTGCAAAATATCGGCCGCGATGGTAAGGCGAATATGACTTTTACCGTGCCACGTGAAGATATCTATCGCGCTGAAAAGGCGGTTAAAGAGTCCTTCCCCGACGAGGCTGCAGGCAAACTTTTTGAAGCCAGCGACATCGCAAAAGTGTCTGTGGTCGGCGTCGGCATGCGCTCGCATTCGGGGGTAGCGGCCACGCTCTTCGATGCCTTGGCCAAAGGGAGTGTCAATATTCAGCTGATTAGCACTTCCGAGATTAAAATATCCGTCGGTATCGATCCTGAAGATGCCGAGGAGGCCACACGCCTCGTCCACGCAGCTTTCGGCTTGGGACAGTAGTCGGAAGCCTGGGGGGTGTGCTGTGGGCATTGCATTGGAGTGAAACACGTTTCGACATTGCTGGCCTCAGCAGCTGCCTTGCCGCGTCATGAAGATCTGAGCGATTGTATCGAGGACATTCAGCAGGCTGAGCAGCGAGGCTATTTTTTGCCCAATGAAGACGAACGAATTCGCGCCATTTATGTGCGCTATCTAGCGGTGCGTACTTCTTTGTTGCAAAGCTTAAGTGATGCGACCGGCGGGCAATGGGCCCATCGTGAAGTTGCTGATTTGCGTGAATTCGCTGTGGCTTATGCGGCCGCGTGCTTGTTAGTGCGTGCGGCTTCTTATTTGGTCGACCTGACTGAGCATGCACCCGTGACTCGGAGGAAATTGGATGAGCCGGAGTCTCGCTTTCAATTACCAGCAAAGAGTTTCACCAAAATTTATAAAAGCCTGACATCGCCCCGTCGTTGGTGGGCATTTTTTGACGCCAGCACTTACTATCGCACGCATCGTGCAGCGATTCACGACTTGCGGGGGGAGTCCGGGATGCGGGCAGTGGTTGACTTATTGCAAGCTGAAGAGGGGCAGGTTCAGATCTGCCGCCAAGATTTACTGAAAAAACGTTTCAGTTATCGCGTACATTCCTTTTTGCGGCGTCGGAATTCTGGCTACCGCAAAGTTATGTTTGGGCTGTTTGAGTTGAGTGGTTCAAGTATTGCAGAGTTAAAGCAACCATTTGTAAAGCCATTGGGGGCTCCCAGGCGTGTCGATGAGAGCATCCGCGGGCGTTTGGAGCGTTTTTTACAGCCAGGAGATGTTTTGATTACACGGCATGATGACGCCTTGAGTAATTTGTTTCTGCCAGGCTACTGGCCGCATGCGGCATTTTATATCGGTAGCGCGGCGCAACGTGATGCGCTTGGAGTGGAGGCCTCTTCAGATGATCCGGAGCTGTGTTTTCTAGAGTCGAAACGAGACGGTGTGCGTTTGCGGCCGATCTCGGATACATTGCAGGTCGACGCCTTGGTTGTATTGCGGCCCTGTTTGAGTTCAGGTGATGTCGCCGATGCAATCACACGCGGGTTGCAACATGCTGGGAAGCTCTACGATTTTATTTTTGATTTTACCAGTTCCGATCGCTTGGCGTGCACGGAGTTGATTTACCGTTCTTATCATGGAGTGGGGCCGATTCAATTTCAGCTGCAGTCCTATGCCGGGCGAAATTGTCTGTCGGCCGAAGAGTTAATGAATCAAGCCGTCGGGGCTGGATATTTTCAGCCAGTTCTCGTCTATGGTGTGCGGGGCAATGAGTGGACGGCAGGAGAGGCAGCCGGTAAAGTTTTGCGGGAAAGTTTCGCATCCACATTTTGAATGGCTAATTGTTGATTGACTCTATTACTGAGCATACAAACTGAATCCTATTATGCAATTTATCAGCACACGTGGCCAAGTGCCCCCCGTTTCTTTTTCCACTGCGGTGGCGCAAGGTCTCGCGCCCGATGGCGGACTGTATCTTCCCGAGCAGCTTCCCGACTTAAAGCCTTACTTGGCTGAGTGGTCGAAGCTTAGCTACGCCGAGCTGTGTGAAGTCTTCTTTGCCATCTTCGCCACCGATATCGAGGCGGACGAATTAAAGAAGATCGTGACCCGCAGCTATACTAAGTTTGACCATGCCGACATCGCGCCTATCGTAAAACTCGACGATGATCGCTATGTGCTGGAGCTATTCCACGGGCCGACTCTCGCCTTTAAAGACTTTGCCCTGCAACTACTGGGCAATCTGTATGAGTCGCAGATCGCTCGCACGGGCAATCGTATCTCTGTGTTGGGAGCCACCTCCGGTGATACGGGGGCAGCCGCGATTCACGGCCTTTTAGGAAAAGAGGGCGTCACTACATTTATTCTCTATCCCGATGGCCGAATTTCGCCTTTGCAAGAGCGTCAAATGACGTGCACCGGGGCTGACAACGTGTTTCCGCTGGCGATCAAAGGTAGCTTCGACGATGCGCAGACCGCGATGAAGACTGTTTTTGAAGACCGCGAATTCGCCGCAGAAGTGGGGCTTTCTGCAGTCAATTCGATTAACCTCGCCCGTATTTTAGCTCAGTGTGTTTACTATCTCTCAGCTTACTTTCGTTTGCCGGAGGATGTGCGTGACGACATCACCTTTGTGGTGCCGACTGGTAATTTTGGCAATGTGCTGGCTGGTTGGCTGGTGCAGCGTATGGGCTTGCCGATCAAAGGCTTTCGTGTCGCAACCAATCAAAACGATATCCTGCATCGACTGTTTGAAAGTGGCACTTATCAGCTCGATGAGGTGGCACCTAGCGTTGCGCCGTCGATGGATATCCAAGTCGCGTCCAACTTCGAGCGCTTTCTTTACTATGCAGAAGGCCAGGATTCGGAGAAGGTGCGTGAGATCATTCAGACCTTTAAGGAGACTGGGAAATACGTCTTTGAAAACTTTGACCGGGCAGGCTTCAGCAGTTCGCGAACCGATGATGCTCAAATTGCCGCAATCATCAAGGATGTGTATGCGAAGTATGGATACGTCGCCGATCCGCACACAGCCTGTGGTTTTTCCGATGGATTTGAAGGCAAGGAGATCATACTTTCCACCGCGCATCCGGCTAAATTTCCCGATACGATTCAGGATGCCATCGGCGAAGACTCCACGCACCCTTCGCTTGAGGAATTAAAGTCGCGCGAGATTGTAAAATACAGTGTCGAGCCGACGCCCGAAGCAATCAAGGCTTTCATGCGTGCAAGGGTGTAGGCGGATGTCAGTCGCTTTGGGTATCCGAGCCTGATGAGGCAATCGCGAGTGGAAATAAGTCGCGGGGGCTAAAGATCTTTGCTACTTTGACTGCTGTTGGTGCGTCTTTAACCATTCTGTCGGCGAGCTGCCGAAGGCGCGTTTAAAGGCTCTGGAAAAATAATAGACTGAATTAAAGCCCAATGCGTCGGCGGTTTCAGAGACGCTTAAGTGATGGTGCTGCAATAAATCGCGCGAGCGGTTGAGTTTTATGTGGTTTTCAAACTCGCGCGGCGCGTGGCCTGTTTCGCGTTTGAAGGCGAAGCGGAAGCGGGAATAACTGCAACCGAGCTGCTGGGCTAAGGCAGTCAGATCGCTACGTTTGTCCAGTTGTTGCAGCATCGCCGCTTTGGCGCGCTGAACAATGGCGGCGTCGCTGTTGTGCGGCTGTGTGAGCTCGGCTTGATCGGCTTTCAAAAAAGCTAAAATGAGTGGTATATGACTGGCTGCGATTTGATCGCGCCCTGCTATTTCCTGATGGGCCCAGTGCAACAGGCGGTCGAAAAGTCCGGTGATCTCTTGTGGGTGTTGTGTCTGTAATACTGCCCGCTTGGATTGGAAAAACTGGTGCATGACGCGGGTAGCATCTGCGCCGCGAAAACCGACCCATGCTTCGCGCCAGCCAGTGTTCGGCGTGGGGTGGTAGCGGTGCCATTCGCCCGGGAAGATCAAGAGGACGCTACCCGCGGAGACCTGCATTTTAGGGATTTTTTCGGATTCGAATATACCGGAGCCTGCTTCGATGAAGACGATCTGAAACTCGTCCAAGCTTCGGCGTCCATCGCTATCGAATAGATAGCTGAGTGGGTGTTCGGCATCGGGGTATTTTGCCTGTGGAGCGATCTGTTGTCGGCCTGTATCTAAGATGCGCCACCCCCAGCCCGATGCTGCGGGGTCGGAGGGGAAATATCGACTGTAGCTTTGCATGAGTGAGGAGAATGGTAGATGGAATTCGTATTTTTACGATGTCAAAAAGTGCAAATAATCTATCAGCCCGTGTATTCACAGAATCGAGAGGATCGGCTATGCTAGGCTTTTCTCTCTAAACTATAGCCCATTCTGATTTATCCTATGTACCAAGAAGCCAAAGAAATGTACGCCTCGATCGGCGTTGATGTTGAACAAGCTCTGACTGCTCTCGCGAGCACTCCGATCTCCTTGCACTGTTGGCAGGGGGACGATGTGGTGGGCTTTGAATCCGGCGCGGGGGCGCTTGGTAGTGGACTGGCAGTGACTGGTAATTACCCTGGCAAGGCGCGTAGCATTGACGAGTTGCGCCAAGACTTGGAGCAAGTCTTGAGTTTATTGCCGGGGAAGCATCGTTTGAACCTACACGCAATCTATGGTGATTTTGGTGGTCAGAAAATCGATCGCGACGCGATTGAGCTGGCGCATTTTCAAACTTGGATCGATTGGGCTCAGGCGCAGGGCATCGGGATGGACTTCAATCCATCTAATTTTTCTCACGCTAAGGCGGACGATGGTTTCACTCTGAGCCACCCGGATGCAGGCATTCGTGATTTTTGGATCGAGCACTGTAAGCGTAGCCGTGCCATCGCTGCGGAAATGGGCAAGCAACTTGGGAGCGCTGCAGTCACAAATGTGTGGGTTCCGGACGGTATGAAAGATTTGCCGGCTGATCGCCAAGGCTTTCGCCAACGTCTATCCGATAGTCTCGATGCGGTTTTCGCGGACAAACTGGATGCTGCTCACAACATCGATGCTGTTGAGTGTAAGCTCTTCGGCATTGGCTCTGAGAGTTTTGTCGTGGGCTCGCACGAATTTTATATGGGCTATGCGCAAAAGCAGCAAACTGCGCTCTGCTTGGATGCCGGCCACTTTCATCCCACCGAAAGTATTGCGGATAAGATCTCATCCGTATTGATGTATGTGCCCGAGCTCTTGTTACATGTCTCGCGCGGTGTGCGTTGGGACAGTGATCATGTGGTGCTCTTTGATGATGCCACGCAGCAGATTATGCAGGAGCTCGTTCGCTGCGATGCGCTGCCACGCACCCATATCGGGCTTGATTTCTTCGATGCCTCGATCAATCGCATCGCAGCTTGGGCGATCGGTACACGCGCGGCGCAAAAGTCGCTATTACTCGCCTTACTCGAGCCGCGCGCTGCATTACTCGAAGCCGAACTTTCCGGTGATTACACCACGCGTTTGGCCCTCTTGGAACAAGCCAAGGCCTTACCATGGTCCGCGGTGTGGGCTGAGTTTTGCCAGCGTAATGATGTGCCAGATGAGCTGGGTTTGCTGGCTAAGGTGAAAGATTATGAGAAAACGGTGTTGTCCGCTAGAAACTAGGCGTGGCCGAAAGCGTCCTTCAGGGTAATTGTATTCGGTGTTTGAGCACCAGTTTGATGAGTTCCGAAGTGCTTTCGATATTGAGCTTTTTCATGATCCGGTAGCGATGGTTTTCGACGGTTCGTGGGCTGAGCTTGAGTGTGTCTGATATGCTTTGGCTGGTGAGTCCTTCGCCGACCCAATAGAGTATTTCCTGTTCGCGGGGGCTGAGGATCTTATGCAGTGCGTTGGGATCGGATGCGATCTTGTAGCGATTTTCACGCACTAGTTTGGTGTAGTAGAGTCCACCTTCGGCTACGGTGAGCATCGCTTCTTGCAGTGTTTCGATCGGCTGTTCTTTTTCTACGTAGCCTTGGAAGCCGATGTCGTGTATTTGAGTCGTCGTTTGCTCATCCATTTGGGAAGTGATGGCCAGTAGGCGGGCTTGTGGATCATGCTTAAGGATTTGCTTGGCGAGCTCCAGTCCGTTGAGTTTCGGTATGACGATGTCCAGCAGCACCAGGTCCGGTTGTAGTTCGAGGTAGCAGGTAAGCCCCATCTCTCCGTCGGTGGCTTGACCCACGAGCGCGAAGTCTTCGCTTTGCTCGATGTGGTTGGCGAGCAGGTTGAGAAACAGCCGGTGGTCTTCGATGAGTAGGGTGCGATAGGCCATGATGAAGCGCTTAGTCTTGGGTATATTGGATCGGGCGGTAGTGTTCGTTACGAGTCGGAAAGAAGGGGGCGTCTGCTTCTGGTGCTGCGACTTTTTCCACGCCTTCCAGTAGGATGGGCAGGCTGCTAACTTGGGGGCTGAAAATGTCGGGTGATGTTGTGGCGACGAGCAGTAGCACCGGTTCGCTGAACATGCCCGACTTTCCAATCGCCGCCAGAGGCTCACCTGCTTGTATCCGCTCTCCCGTTTCAGGGCGGATGCTATTTTGCTGTAGATTGGCGAAGATCAAATAATGTTGTTGGTCGATTTGCAGTAGCAGGTAGTTGCCAGGGCCTGTGTCTGGATGAATCTGTCCCATGGGGAGGTCGGGAATGCTCTCATTGGCTGTGATGACGGTGCCTGTTGCCGGAGCGAGGATGGTGGCGCCAAAGGC
The nucleotide sequence above comes from Coraliomargarita algicola. Encoded proteins:
- a CDS encoding YiiX/YebB-like N1pC/P60 family cysteine hydrolase: MKHVSTLLASAAALPRHEDLSDCIEDIQQAEQRGYFLPNEDERIRAIYVRYLAVRTSLLQSLSDATGGQWAHREVADLREFAVAYAAACLLVRAASYLVDLTEHAPVTRRKLDEPESRFQLPAKSFTKIYKSLTSPRRWWAFFDASTYYRTHRAAIHDLRGESGMRAVVDLLQAEEGQVQICRQDLLKKRFSYRVHSFLRRRNSGYRKVMFGLFELSGSSIAELKQPFVKPLGAPRRVDESIRGRLERFLQPGDVLITRHDDALSNLFLPGYWPHAAFYIGSAAQRDALGVEASSDDPELCFLESKRDGVRLRPISDTLQVDALVVLRPCLSSGDVADAITRGLQHAGKLYDFIFDFTSSDRLACTELIYRSYHGVGPIQFQLQSYAGRNCLSAEELMNQAVGAGYFQPVLVYGVRGNEWTAGEAAGKVLRESFASTF
- a CDS encoding helix-turn-helix domain-containing protein, producing MQSYSRYFPSDPAASGWGWRILDTGRQQIAPQAKYPDAEHPLSYLFDSDGRRSLDEFQIVFIEAGSGIFESEKIPKMQVSAGSVLLIFPGEWHRYHPTPNTGWREAWVGFRGADATRVMHQFFQSKRAVLQTQHPQEITGLFDRLLHWAHQEIAGRDQIAASHIPLILAFLKADQAELTQPHNSDAAIVQRAKAAMLQQLDKRSDLTALAQQLGCSYSRFRFAFKRETGHAPREFENHIKLNRSRDLLQHHHLSVSETADALGFNSVYYFSRAFKRAFGSSPTEWLKTHQQQSK
- a CDS encoding L-rhamnose isomerase, whose product is MYQEAKEMYASIGVDVEQALTALASTPISLHCWQGDDVVGFESGAGALGSGLAVTGNYPGKARSIDELRQDLEQVLSLLPGKHRLNLHAIYGDFGGQKIDRDAIELAHFQTWIDWAQAQGIGMDFNPSNFSHAKADDGFTLSHPDAGIRDFWIEHCKRSRAIAAEMGKQLGSAAVTNVWVPDGMKDLPADRQGFRQRLSDSLDAVFADKLDAAHNIDAVECKLFGIGSESFVVGSHEFYMGYAQKQQTALCLDAGHFHPTESIADKISSVLMYVPELLLHVSRGVRWDSDHVVLFDDATQQIMQELVRCDALPRTHIGLDFFDASINRIAAWAIGTRAAQKSLLLALLEPRAALLEAELSGDYTTRLALLEQAKALPWSAVWAEFCQRNDVPDELGLLAKVKDYEKTVLSARN
- the thrC gene encoding threonine synthase is translated as MQFISTRGQVPPVSFSTAVAQGLAPDGGLYLPEQLPDLKPYLAEWSKLSYAELCEVFFAIFATDIEADELKKIVTRSYTKFDHADIAPIVKLDDDRYVLELFHGPTLAFKDFALQLLGNLYESQIARTGNRISVLGATSGDTGAAAIHGLLGKEGVTTFILYPDGRISPLQERQMTCTGADNVFPLAIKGSFDDAQTAMKTVFEDREFAAEVGLSAVNSINLARILAQCVYYLSAYFRLPEDVRDDITFVVPTGNFGNVLAGWLVQRMGLPIKGFRVATNQNDILHRLFESGTYQLDEVAPSVAPSMDIQVASNFERFLYYAEGQDSEKVREIIQTFKETGKYVFENFDRAGFSSSRTDDAQIAAIIKDVYAKYGYVADPHTACGFSDGFEGKEIILSTAHPAKFPDTIQDAIGEDSTHPSLEELKSREIVKYSVEPTPEAIKAFMRARV
- a CDS encoding response regulator transcription factor, which codes for MAYRTLLIEDHRLFLNLLANHIEQSEDFALVGQATDGEMGLTCYLELQPDLVLLDIVIPKLNGLELAKQILKHDPQARLLAITSQMDEQTTTQIHDIGFQGYVEKEQPIETLQEAMLTVAEGGLYYTKLVRENRYKIASDPNALHKILSPREQEILYWVGEGLTSQSISDTLKLSPRTVENHRYRIMKKLNIESTSELIKLVLKHRIQLP
- a CDS encoding aspartate kinase codes for the protein MALIVQKYGGTSVGDVDRIKNVAQRVKETHDAGNQVVVVVSARSGVTNELIGRAKALNPHPDEREMDMLLTVGEQETIALTAMALHALGIPAVSRTGSQAGILTDPSHTRARITSISGGDIKEQLAAGRVVILAGFQGQTADGQITTLGRGGSDLSAIAIAAALQADLCQICTDVDGVYTADPRLVPDAKKLDEISYEEMLELASSGSKVMQNRAVEFAQKFNVVFEVRSSFNNNPGTIVKEEVASMEDVVVSGVALDKNQAKIVVSDLPDRPGTAAKLFQVLGSAGISVDMIVQNIGRDGKANMTFTVPREDIYRAEKAVKESFPDEAAGKLFEASDIAKVSVVGVGMRSHSGVAATLFDALAKGSVNIQLISTSEIKISVGIDPEDAEEATRLVHAAFGLGQ